ATACAAATTTCCCTCGTTCTATACCCATACACGAAGAAACAGGATTTGATCAAAAAAAACAGAAGGAGAAAAAGACCATGGCGATGCTTGATAATTCATGTAAAAACTTTTTGTCCGAACTCGCTTCCAAGGCTGCCGTACCCGGCGGCGGCGGAGCAGCCGCGCTGGGAGGGGCCATCGGGATGTGCCTCAGCAACATGGTGGGCAATCTTACCACCGGCAAAAAGAAGTACGCAGAGGTTGAAGGCGAGGTGCAGGAACTCCTTAAGCGCGGCGATGCCGTGATCGAACAGCTTCAAAGCCTTGTAGATAAAGACGCGGAGGTGTTCGGCCCCCTTTCCAAGGCTTATGGCTTGCCCAAGGAGACGCCGGAACAACTTAGGCAGAAAGAGGCAACCATCGAGGAGTGCAGCAAGATTGCCTGCTCGGTTCCGCTGGAGATCATGCGGAACGTCTATGAAGGGATAAGTATCCACAGCCGGATGGGGCAGATCGGCAGCATGCTCGCCATTTCCGACGTAGGCTGCGGCGTAATCTTTCTGAAGAGCGCGCTCATCGCCGGCAGCCTGAATGTGATAATCAATTTGAACACCATCAAGGATCCGGTTTTCCTGGAAAAAACGCGTGCAGAAATGAACAAGCTTCTGGCCGACGGGTCAAAGCTGGCCGATGAAACCCTTGAGTTGGTTATTGCCAA
The nucleotide sequence above comes from Syntrophobacterales bacterium. Encoded proteins:
- a CDS encoding cyclodeaminase/cyclohydrolase family protein — protein: MAMLDNSCKNFLSELASKAAVPGGGGAAALGGAIGMCLSNMVGNLTTGKKKYAEVEGEVQELLKRGDAVIEQLQSLVDKDAEVFGPLSKAYGLPKETPEQLRQKEATIEECSKIACSVPLEIMRNVYEGISIHSRMGQIGSMLAISDVGCGVIFLKSALIAGSLNVIINLNTIKDPVFLEKTRAEMNKLLADGSKLADETLELVIAKLKK